A window of Nocardia fluminea contains these coding sequences:
- a CDS encoding TetR/AcrR family transcriptional regulator C-terminal domain-containing protein, translated as MSGTPEVVDGAGKRRRGRPARISRELIACAARGLAPEALTMQAVAEVLGVDPKALNYHVGDREGLRELVALDVFETELARVTLPVGRDWQAVVRSYAMALRDAVVRLGPLATSIRLPGVAGLGTLRPVECVLRALVGAGFSTDDAGRGLILITETAFSAGLSAVRSAKDPVHPDVPGVISVLQAAGEEELPLLREVVAGGADGDQLEFALTVVLVGLEQLRSR; from the coding sequence GTGAGTGGGACGCCCGAGGTGGTCGACGGTGCAGGCAAACGGCGGCGCGGCCGTCCGGCCCGGATCAGCCGGGAACTGATCGCCTGTGCCGCCCGGGGACTCGCTCCGGAAGCGTTGACGATGCAGGCCGTCGCGGAGGTGCTCGGCGTCGATCCCAAAGCCCTGAACTACCACGTCGGAGATCGAGAGGGTTTGCGCGAGCTGGTGGCGTTGGACGTTTTCGAGACCGAATTGGCCCGGGTCACGCTGCCGGTCGGCCGTGACTGGCAAGCGGTGGTGCGCTCGTATGCGATGGCGCTGCGTGACGCGGTCGTCCGGCTCGGCCCCCTGGCAACCTCCATCCGGCTGCCGGGCGTTGCCGGACTCGGCACGCTGCGGCCTGTGGAGTGTGTGCTGCGGGCGCTCGTCGGTGCGGGCTTCTCGACCGACGATGCGGGTCGCGGACTCATCCTGATCACCGAGACGGCCTTCTCCGCGGGTCTGAGCGCCGTGCGGTCGGCGAAGGATCCGGTGCATCCCGACGTGCCCGGGGTGATCAGCGTCCTGCAGGCCGCGGGCGAGGAGGAACTTCCGCTGCTCCGCGAAGTGGTGGCGGGCGGAGCGGACGGTGATCAGCTCGAGTTCGCGTTGACCGTGGTCCTGGTCGGCCTGGAACAGCTGCGAAGCCGGTGA
- a CDS encoding DUF4185 domain-containing protein, translated as MTTRPVHSTFRVSSGFRTPERPDHDGIDIAAPVGTPIFAPVDGVIVEGAERLAGSVSGFGNWVWLDAQDGHGVDLIFGHMRHASILVKRGDRVREGEQIASVGSEGQSTGPHVHFEVWGPPGRIGGEPRNPQDFLQGAVDPGTQPGPDLDGSAPEAFPLPRGFFYGPLEGPASSISGRHGSERPEWIAGLKRWQQARGLPQTGVYDQATADAARTVQFANGLTPDGLIGPSTWRAGFTSSSPGERPPRLQLVDHAAARPGAQAVKADGYHGAVRYLVDSPERGLINKKLTPEEAAGYLGLEMPLVSNWQKGKNATADWRRGFDGGVADAEAADAWHRHCGGPAEAPIFFSIDDDLSLAEWNSMAAHYLRGVASVLGKQRVGAYCKYLACDWAVEDDVVGTCRDGSGKRFLWQPNTWLGGRPLGTISEHACLFQRLIHPRDNIKVAGINVDVNDTLTADFGQWQYATQPVTPDPVVVPDPISVREPDGYDIAWHAGPGSRSGHGPYKRIYLHTTENQDWISRAENVADGQAARRDGSYHYIVDDSRIIQTVSTKNASWSVPVRDVNDENQVSVHIALVGTSGAIPRWTTNPSPNVESNPKKRSVWLEHDKMLDMVAFTIATVSKEHHIPIERVDIAGVGNDVHGVSSHNNYTYGSVKLRGFKDGTHWDVPDTFPYDVVLAAAKQYAAIPDDPDRFPLPNGHYWGPLSGPQESWSNRFGNEPQASKDGLRRWQSALGIAPTSVYDDATRDAATAMQKAKGWPVTGHVYAGEWYGVIKDGWRLPNPAAVLLGTRKITNATGPGHTDQFGMAATDLGVMTRTPSGRILAVFGDTFRDPMVGGDDWRSPVALYSDSTNLDNGIVWHEAAGADPNYARQLWPYDHVGGTTALPSDVITIGQDIYLHVMINEGLGNVVRTEIWTSSDNGKSWRPTGAQFDAGLHNGFAQLWTWERDTDGWVYVFSTGFQRDKGIILRRVRQDRITDPGAYIGWGWRDGRWNWGNPPTPVLESQPSAEKFGEMCLRRIQNKWVLVNFDASTTGGYDIDLRLLDTPTDNLYVVPKTTPIRGSAWGEEGNDRVAQLYGPCIIPGSTLDAGLHLLVSQWKTTDGWPYRAMHFKVPVR; from the coding sequence ATGACCACCAGGCCAGTGCACAGCACATTCCGGGTTTCGTCGGGGTTTCGAACGCCGGAGCGGCCGGACCATGACGGTATCGATATCGCCGCGCCGGTCGGCACGCCGATTTTCGCACCGGTGGACGGTGTGATCGTCGAGGGTGCGGAACGTCTGGCGGGGTCGGTGTCAGGGTTCGGAAACTGGGTGTGGCTCGATGCCCAGGACGGCCACGGGGTGGATCTGATCTTCGGGCATATGCGTCATGCGAGCATTCTGGTGAAGCGAGGCGATCGGGTGCGGGAGGGCGAACAGATCGCGAGCGTGGGATCGGAGGGCCAATCCACCGGTCCGCATGTGCATTTCGAGGTGTGGGGCCCGCCCGGGCGCATCGGTGGTGAACCGAGGAATCCGCAGGATTTCCTCCAGGGTGCGGTCGACCCCGGCACGCAACCCGGCCCCGATCTCGACGGGTCCGCCCCGGAGGCTTTCCCGCTGCCGCGTGGGTTCTTCTACGGCCCGCTGGAGGGGCCCGCTTCATCGATCTCCGGGCGTCACGGCAGCGAACGGCCCGAGTGGATCGCGGGCTTGAAGCGCTGGCAGCAGGCGCGGGGCTTGCCACAGACCGGTGTTTACGACCAGGCCACCGCGGACGCGGCGCGTACAGTGCAGTTCGCGAACGGGTTGACCCCCGATGGACTGATCGGCCCGTCGACCTGGCGCGCGGGATTCACCAGCTCCTCGCCCGGGGAACGGCCGCCGAGGCTGCAGCTGGTCGATCACGCTGCGGCACGCCCCGGCGCACAGGCGGTGAAGGCCGACGGATATCACGGTGCTGTTCGCTACCTGGTTGACTCACCGGAGCGCGGCCTGATCAACAAGAAACTCACTCCTGAGGAAGCCGCAGGATATCTCGGCCTGGAGATGCCCCTCGTCAGCAATTGGCAGAAGGGAAAGAACGCGACCGCCGATTGGCGCCGCGGATTCGACGGCGGTGTCGCCGACGCCGAGGCCGCCGACGCGTGGCACCGGCACTGCGGCGGCCCGGCCGAGGCGCCGATCTTCTTCTCCATCGACGACGATCTGTCGCTGGCGGAGTGGAACAGCATGGCCGCCCACTATCTGCGCGGCGTCGCGTCGGTGCTGGGCAAGCAGCGCGTCGGCGCGTACTGCAAGTATCTGGCGTGCGATTGGGCAGTGGAGGACGACGTCGTCGGCACGTGCCGCGACGGCAGCGGAAAACGGTTCCTGTGGCAACCCAACACCTGGCTGGGCGGTAGGCCGCTGGGCACGATCTCCGAACACGCCTGCCTGTTCCAGCGGCTCATCCACCCGCGCGACAACATCAAGGTCGCCGGGATCAACGTCGACGTCAACGACACCCTCACCGCCGACTTCGGGCAATGGCAATACGCCACCCAGCCCGTTACCCCCGACCCCGTCGTCGTTCCCGACCCGATTTCGGTGCGCGAACCCGACGGCTACGACATCGCCTGGCACGCAGGCCCGGGATCGCGCTCGGGGCACGGCCCGTACAAGCGGATCTACCTGCACACCACAGAGAATCAGGACTGGATCAGCCGCGCCGAAAACGTCGCCGACGGACAAGCAGCGCGACGGGACGGGTCATATCACTACATCGTCGACGACAGCCGAATCATCCAGACAGTCTCGACGAAGAACGCCTCCTGGAGCGTGCCGGTGCGCGACGTGAACGACGAGAACCAGGTTTCGGTGCACATCGCCCTCGTCGGGACCTCGGGCGCGATTCCACGCTGGACCACCAATCCCAGCCCCAACGTCGAGTCGAACCCGAAGAAGCGCTCGGTGTGGCTCGAGCACGACAAGATGCTCGACATGGTGGCCTTCACCATCGCCACAGTGTCCAAGGAACACCACATTCCGATCGAGCGGGTCGACATCGCCGGTGTCGGCAACGACGTGCACGGCGTCTCCAGCCACAACAACTACACCTACGGTTCCGTGAAACTGAGGGGATTCAAGGACGGCACCCACTGGGACGTCCCCGACACCTTTCCCTACGATGTCGTCCTCGCCGCGGCGAAGCAGTACGCGGCCATCCCCGACGACCCCGACCGTTTCCCACTGCCGAACGGGCACTACTGGGGTCCGTTGTCGGGGCCGCAGGAATCGTGGTCGAACAGATTCGGCAACGAGCCGCAGGCATCGAAGGACGGTTTGCGTCGCTGGCAGTCCGCCCTCGGAATTGCCCCGACCAGCGTGTACGACGACGCCACCCGTGATGCTGCGACGGCGATGCAGAAGGCCAAGGGCTGGCCGGTCACCGGCCACGTCTACGCGGGCGAGTGGTACGGCGTCATCAAAGACGGCTGGCGGCTGCCCAACCCTGCTGCCGTCCTCCTCGGCACACGCAAGATCACCAACGCGACCGGGCCCGGCCACACCGACCAGTTCGGTATGGCCGCAACCGATCTCGGAGTGATGACCCGTACACCTTCCGGCCGGATTCTGGCCGTCTTCGGCGACACCTTCCGCGACCCGATGGTCGGCGGCGACGACTGGCGTTCTCCGGTCGCGTTGTACTCGGACAGCACGAATTTGGACAACGGCATCGTGTGGCACGAAGCCGCGGGAGCGGATCCGAACTATGCCCGGCAACTGTGGCCTTACGACCATGTCGGAGGCACGACGGCGCTACCCTCCGACGTCATCACCATCGGCCAGGACATCTACCTGCACGTGATGATCAACGAGGGCCTGGGCAACGTGGTGCGCACCGAGATCTGGACGTCGAGCGACAACGGAAAGTCCTGGCGGCCCACCGGTGCCCAGTTCGACGCAGGCCTGCACAACGGGTTCGCGCAACTGTGGACTTGGGAACGCGACACCGACGGATGGGTCTATGTTTTCTCCACCGGGTTCCAACGCGACAAGGGAATCATCCTGCGCCGCGTGCGCCAGGACCGGATCACCGACCCCGGCGCCTATATCGGGTGGGGTTGGCGCGACGGCAGGTGGAACTGGGGAAACCCACCGACACCGGTACTCGAAAGCCAGCCCTCCGCGGAGAAGTTCGGCGAAATGTGCCTGCGCAGAATCCAGAACAAATGGGTGCTTGTCAACTTCGATGCCTCCACCACCGGTGGCTACGATATCGACCTGCGTCTGCTCGACACTCCTACCGACAACCTCTATGTGGTGCCGAAGACGACCCCTATTCGCGGGTCGGCATGGGGTGAAGAGGGAAATGACAGGGTCGCGCAACTCTACGGCCCGTGCATCATCCCCGGATCCACCCTCGACGCCGGTCTGCACCTGTTGGTGTCGCAATGGAAGACCACGGACGGATGGCCTTATCGCGCAATGCATTTCAAGGTCCCCGTGCGGTAA
- a CDS encoding helix-turn-helix transcriptional regulator, whose translation MSEVVDTRAVRTERRAQLGAFLKSRRAKITPGEVGLESGPRRRTPGLRREEVAQLSGVGVTWYTWLEQGRPINASVQVLDAVARTLGLDHAEKVHLYRLADMPSVPAVAVEPAMPPGLPMILDQLAPLPAVLLDSRYEVLAHNDAYRALFPGLAGPEANVLRTVFLTPECCNPYRHNVDDLRRMVAYLRGASVGHLDDPARQELIDELCGASSEFAGMWARNDVAVPRNLVKVIQHLAVGDLAMHLTIMSLPATDGEWIQIFTPVDDAEAAKLSVLLAMSEAERRRPGEEHRRRFHRASELGS comes from the coding sequence ATGAGCGAAGTGGTCGACACGCGCGCGGTGCGTACCGAGCGCCGAGCCCAACTCGGTGCGTTCCTGAAGTCGCGTCGCGCCAAGATCACTCCGGGGGAGGTGGGTCTGGAATCGGGTCCGCGGCGGCGCACGCCGGGCCTGCGCCGCGAGGAAGTGGCTCAGCTGTCGGGCGTCGGCGTCACCTGGTACACGTGGCTGGAGCAGGGCAGGCCGATCAATGCCAGTGTGCAGGTGCTCGACGCGGTGGCACGTACCCTCGGGCTGGATCACGCGGAGAAAGTGCATCTCTATCGTCTCGCGGATATGCCGTCGGTGCCGGCGGTCGCGGTGGAGCCGGCGATGCCACCCGGTCTGCCGATGATCCTGGACCAGCTCGCGCCCTTGCCCGCGGTGCTTCTCGATTCCCGATACGAGGTCCTGGCACACAATGATGCCTATCGCGCATTGTTCCCCGGCTTGGCCGGCCCCGAGGCCAATGTGTTGCGCACGGTGTTCCTGACACCGGAGTGCTGTAATCCTTATCGGCACAACGTCGACGACCTGCGTCGCATGGTCGCCTACCTGCGTGGCGCGTCGGTAGGTCATCTCGACGATCCCGCCCGGCAGGAGCTGATCGACGAGTTGTGTGGCGCCAGCTCCGAGTTCGCCGGGATGTGGGCACGCAACGACGTGGCGGTGCCGAGGAACCTGGTCAAGGTGATCCAGCACCTCGCGGTCGGTGACCTGGCGATGCATCTGACGATCATGAGCCTGCCCGCCACCGACGGCGAGTGGATCCAGATCTTCACCCCGGTCGACGACGCCGAGGCCGCGAAGCTCTCCGTGCTGCTGGCGATGTCGGAGGCCGAGCGGCGACGTCCCGGCGAAGAACACCGGCGGCGGTTCCACCGGGCATCCGAACTGGGGTCATAG
- a CDS encoding peptidoglycan-binding protein yields MTVILRPGDRGDLVGVLQATLNRDYPLYSRLVVDGEYGPATTAVVTEFQRRAALDVAEPGTADTATLRRLGLNFDPIPSAGARPVYYSFAGTWGHWSQGPPFDVGSALEGEGRVRNQPVAYPASGFLNPDPHTSYRESVALGVGEGIRLILLNPGPFILAGYSQGAEVVVRLMMLMTDGSPLAHRADDLRRVITFGSPCRPPGRTLLGNNPQGAGISGDYTPQQFRDRTFDFVLDGDIYPTTTDDTLLEQFYDLLVLAELSVPFAVAVLQFLQANILFGGLGGPLGNVGRMTVPAALSGFGGVDFVKAVRTMQVVSEFLIRNPHVHYHDWPDFDGHTGVERAKQLLRDITSPG; encoded by the coding sequence ATGACCGTGATACTCAGGCCCGGAGATCGGGGAGACCTCGTCGGGGTGCTCCAAGCGACGTTGAACCGGGACTACCCGCTCTATTCCAGATTGGTCGTGGACGGCGAGTACGGTCCAGCCACAACCGCGGTCGTCACGGAGTTCCAGCGCCGGGCGGCACTGGATGTCGCTGAACCCGGTACGGCCGACACCGCGACGTTGCGCAGGCTCGGACTGAACTTCGACCCGATTCCATCAGCCGGGGCCCGGCCGGTGTACTACAGCTTCGCGGGCACTTGGGGCCATTGGAGTCAGGGACCACCGTTCGACGTCGGGTCGGCGCTCGAAGGCGAGGGCCGGGTCCGCAATCAGCCGGTCGCCTACCCGGCCAGTGGATTCCTCAATCCGGACCCGCACACCAGCTACCGGGAGTCGGTCGCGCTCGGCGTCGGGGAGGGAATCAGGCTGATCCTGCTCAACCCGGGCCCGTTCATCCTCGCGGGATACAGCCAGGGCGCGGAAGTCGTGGTGCGGCTGATGATGCTGATGACCGACGGCAGCCCGCTCGCGCACCGCGCAGACGATCTGCGGCGCGTGATCACCTTCGGCTCGCCGTGCCGTCCGCCGGGACGCACGCTGCTGGGCAACAACCCGCAGGGGGCCGGAATCTCCGGTGACTACACGCCCCAGCAGTTCCGCGACCGCACCTTCGATTTCGTGCTCGACGGTGACATCTATCCGACGACGACCGACGACACACTGCTGGAGCAGTTCTACGACCTACTTGTCCTCGCAGAGCTGTCGGTGCCGTTCGCCGTTGCGGTGCTGCAATTCCTGCAAGCGAACATTCTCTTCGGTGGCCTCGGTGGCCCGCTCGGCAATGTCGGCCGCATGACCGTGCCGGCAGCGCTGTCGGGATTCGGTGGCGTCGACTTCGTCAAGGCCGTGCGAACCATGCAGGTCGTCTCCGAGTTCCTGATCCGCAACCCGCACGTTCACTATCACGATTGGCCGGATTTCGACGGCCACACCGGAGTCGAGCGCGCGAAGCAACTGCTGCGCGATATCACGTCGCCCGGCTAG
- a CDS encoding NAD(P)H-dependent amine dehydrogenase family protein: protein MSSTKYRVVQWTTGNVGKSSARALAAHPEFDLVGCFAWTGSKIGSDVGELLGGDPIGILATDDADALMALKPDCVVYNPMWFDVDEVVRILSAGVNIVTTASFITGHNLGVDRAEIEQACRQGGSSIFGSGVSPGFSQLLAIVAGNACDRVDKVTIAESADTSFYDSPATERPVGFGTPIDDPKLAGMAAQGTAIFAEAVRMVADALGLELDDIRCVAEYAQTTADLDLGSWTIRKGCVAGVHASWQGRIGDRTVIDINVRWRKGQTLDPDWKLDGDGWKITIDGRPTVKMAVGFLPPPDFQAETIADFMVLGHIMTAMPPVHAIPAVVAAAPGILTYTDLPLILPRDIVRQV, encoded by the coding sequence ATGTCATCGACCAAGTATCGGGTTGTCCAGTGGACGACCGGAAACGTCGGGAAGAGTTCCGCGCGGGCGCTTGCCGCGCATCCCGAGTTCGACCTGGTGGGCTGTTTCGCGTGGACCGGAAGCAAGATCGGCAGCGATGTCGGCGAGCTGCTCGGCGGCGACCCGATCGGCATCCTGGCGACTGATGACGCCGACGCGCTGATGGCGCTGAAACCTGATTGTGTGGTCTACAACCCGATGTGGTTCGACGTCGACGAGGTGGTCCGCATTCTGTCCGCGGGCGTGAACATCGTGACCACGGCATCTTTCATCACCGGCCACAATCTCGGCGTCGATCGTGCGGAGATCGAACAGGCTTGCCGCCAGGGCGGATCGAGCATCTTCGGTTCCGGGGTGAGCCCCGGTTTTTCCCAGTTGCTCGCCATCGTGGCGGGCAATGCCTGCGACCGCGTCGACAAGGTCACCATCGCCGAGTCGGCCGACACCAGCTTCTATGACTCCCCGGCCACCGAGCGACCGGTGGGCTTCGGCACGCCGATCGATGACCCGAAGCTGGCGGGCATGGCCGCGCAGGGCACGGCCATCTTCGCCGAGGCCGTCCGTATGGTCGCCGATGCCCTCGGGCTCGAACTCGACGACATCCGCTGTGTGGCCGAATATGCCCAGACCACAGCGGATCTAGACCTCGGGTCCTGGACGATCCGGAAGGGCTGCGTCGCCGGGGTGCACGCGAGCTGGCAGGGCCGGATCGGGGACCGGACGGTCATCGACATCAATGTCCGCTGGCGTAAGGGGCAGACCCTGGACCCGGACTGGAAGCTGGATGGGGACGGCTGGAAGATCACGATCGACGGACGGCCCACGGTGAAAATGGCCGTCGGGTTCCTCCCGCCGCCCGACTTCCAGGCCGAAACCATCGCGGACTTCATGGTGCTCGGCCACATCATGACCGCCATGCCTCCCGTGCACGCGATCCCGGCGGTGGTTGCCGCCGCACCGGGCATCCTCACCTACACCGATCTGCCGCTGATCCTGCCGCGCGATATCGTCCGGCAGGTCTGA